The following are from one region of the Alphaproteobacteria bacterium genome:
- a CDS encoding leucine zipper domain-containing protein — protein MESCSVDERKRFLRAALSKEESFSRLFRGFGISRKTGYKWLERYERFGGAGLLERSRRPLHSPHALSDEVLERCLSVRRLHPT, from the coding sequence ATGGAGAGCTGTTCTGTGGATGAACGGAAGCGGTTTTTGAGGGCGGCCTTGTCGAAAGAAGAGAGCTTTTCGCGCTTGTTTCGTGGCTTCGGGATCAGCCGGAAGACTGGGTACAAGTGGCTTGAGCGCTATGAGCGGTTTGGCGGCGCTGGGCTGTTGGAGCGCAGTCGTCGTCCGCTGCACAGTCCACATGCCTTGAGCGATGAGGTTTTGGAGCGTTGTCTTTCAGTTCGTCGACTTCACCCGACCTAG